A region of Haladaptatus caseinilyticus DNA encodes the following proteins:
- a CDS encoding alpha/beta hydrolase: MAAAAPHPDMQAILDARKTQGVPRFSSLSIDGARHLLAELWTSSEDPEPVGTVCDFTIEGPADGVPIRIYTPEGSAPFPILVYFHGGGWVMGSIDTDDSICRALVNAAECAVVSIGYRQPPEHPFPAPVEDCYAATKWIANNPRVAHGDSARIAIYGESAGGNLAAAVAQLARDRDGPILAHQVLVTPIVDHAFHSPSFDLDPEQVVITQADLKWVWNHYLENDLDGNNPYASPLRARSLHNLPPTTVITCGFDVLRDQGITYAERLEESDIEVIHRHYDDLIHGFIGMLDDPELRQARDAIAEIGRDLQGSFGV, from the coding sequence ATGGCCGCAGCAGCACCCCATCCGGACATGCAAGCGATCCTCGACGCACGGAAAACACAAGGCGTTCCGCGATTCAGTTCGCTCTCTATCGACGGGGCACGCCACCTTCTTGCAGAGCTCTGGACCTCATCCGAGGACCCCGAGCCTGTTGGGACAGTGTGCGATTTCACAATCGAAGGGCCCGCCGATGGTGTTCCAATCAGGATTTATACGCCAGAAGGCTCCGCCCCGTTTCCCATCCTTGTGTACTTCCATGGCGGTGGCTGGGTTATGGGAAGCATCGATACTGACGACAGTATCTGTCGAGCGCTCGTGAATGCGGCCGAATGTGCGGTCGTTTCAATCGGTTATCGTCAGCCACCTGAACACCCGTTCCCTGCACCTGTCGAAGACTGCTATGCTGCGACGAAATGGATCGCAAATAATCCACGGGTCGCCCACGGTGATTCCGCCCGCATTGCGATCTATGGAGAGAGTGCAGGTGGTAATCTAGCAGCCGCAGTTGCACAACTCGCCCGTGATCGTGACGGCCCGATACTAGCTCACCAGGTGCTAGTCACACCTATCGTTGATCACGCGTTCCACTCCCCGTCGTTCGACTTGGATCCTGAACAAGTCGTAATCACACAAGCGGATCTGAAATGGGTTTGGAACCACTATCTTGAGAATGACTTAGATGGTAACAACCCGTACGCATCGCCGCTGCGAGCGCGAAGTCTCCATAATCTTCCCCCCACAACGGTAATCACCTGTGGCTTCGATGTATTACGAGATCAAGGGATTACCTACGCTGAACGTCTCGAAGAATCTGATATCGAGGTTATCCACCGTCACTACGACGATTTGATTCACGGGTTCATCGGTATGCTTGATGATCCCGAATTACGTCAAGCACGAGACGCCATTGCTGAAATCGGACGGGATCTACAGGGTTCATTCGGCGTATAA
- a CDS encoding zinc-dependent alcohol dehydrogenase family protein, whose translation MKTALLTDTHTVKINDTERPEPAPHELLVEINACGVCTTDLHMYSGSLTIDYPLVPGHESAGEVAAVGDNVDDFRVGDRVAINPSVPCNECRACKSGRENLCHDLTSIGGAAKNIIDGAFAEYATVPIGNVERIGDLDYRTASFAEPLGCVINGIDQVDLTSGETVVVVGGGFIGQLLVQALRTSGAGTIVLSEPVAERREIGLEVGADHVVDPSDEDPTAVIPDLVGTVDVAIEAVGFPETITQALDLTGPGGRTLVFGVPPEDSMVELSPFDLFFEEREVVGSYSLTPNTFSRAVALLESGRIDVDTLVTDEFALEGLETAFEQMEAGKGLKKLVYPNR comes from the coding sequence ATGAAGACCGCCCTGCTAACCGACACGCATACGGTGAAGATCAACGACACGGAGCGACCGGAACCTGCCCCACACGAACTTCTCGTCGAGATCAACGCCTGTGGCGTCTGTACAACGGATTTGCACATGTACAGCGGATCGCTCACGATCGACTACCCACTGGTACCGGGTCACGAAAGTGCCGGCGAGGTCGCCGCAGTCGGCGACAATGTCGATGACTTTCGAGTGGGAGATCGGGTGGCGATCAACCCTTCAGTCCCCTGCAACGAGTGCCGGGCGTGCAAATCCGGTCGGGAAAACCTTTGTCACGACCTCACCTCCATCGGTGGCGCCGCCAAGAATATCATTGACGGGGCGTTTGCGGAGTACGCGACCGTACCCATCGGAAACGTCGAGCGTATCGGCGATCTCGATTACCGGACCGCTTCGTTCGCTGAACCGCTCGGATGCGTCATCAACGGTATCGATCAAGTCGACCTGACGAGCGGAGAAACTGTCGTCGTTGTCGGTGGCGGTTTCATCGGCCAGTTACTCGTCCAGGCGTTGCGGACGAGTGGCGCAGGAACCATCGTTCTCTCCGAACCAGTTGCTGAGCGACGGGAAATTGGCCTCGAAGTCGGGGCCGATCACGTGGTGGATCCGAGCGACGAGGATCCAACGGCCGTCATTCCGGACCTCGTTGGTACCGTCGACGTTGCCATCGAAGCCGTCGGATTCCCCGAGACCATCACACAGGCGCTTGACCTCACGGGGCCGGGTGGTCGAACGCTCGTCTTCGGTGTTCCCCCTGAAGATTCGATGGTCGAACTCTCGCCCTTCGATCTGTTCTTCGAAGAGCGCGAGGTCGTCGGAAGCTACTCGCTCACGCCGAACACGTTCTCACGGGCGGTGGCGCTGCTCGAAAGCGGCCGAATCGATGTCGATACACTCGTCACCGACGAGTTTGCCCTCGAGGGGCTTGAAACGGCATTCGAGCAAATGGAGGCTGGGAAGGGACTGAAGAAGTTGGTCTACCCTAACCGGTAA
- a CDS encoding TATA-box-binding protein — translation MTTHPPSNQITIENIVATSAIEQELDVARLGDDLPSGTYDAEQFPGVICRLPITSATMLLYRTGTITCTGANSIHDIEKGYEELFTQLRNLGISVPEEPSISIENMVSSADLETSLNLNALAIGLGIEDIEYEPEQFPGLIYRLDELPLVILILNSGKLVITGAKTETEAQTGVSHAKSRLSELGFLDN, via the coding sequence ATGACAACGCACCCTCCATCGAATCAAATCACAATCGAGAATATCGTGGCCACGTCTGCAATTGAGCAGGAACTCGACGTTGCACGGCTCGGCGACGACCTACCGAGTGGGACATACGATGCCGAGCAGTTCCCCGGTGTGATTTGCCGACTACCGATTACCTCGGCTACGATGTTGTTGTACCGTACCGGAACGATAACCTGTACCGGTGCTAATAGTATCCATGATATAGAAAAGGGATATGAAGAGTTATTCACACAGCTTCGAAACCTTGGAATTTCAGTACCAGAAGAGCCATCGATTTCGATCGAAAATATGGTTTCGAGTGCGGATCTCGAAACGTCACTCAATCTCAACGCACTTGCCATTGGGTTAGGAATCGAGGATATCGAATATGAGCCAGAACAATTTCCAGGACTCATCTATCGTCTCGATGAACTACCCCTCGTCATTCTGATTCTCAACAGCGGAAAACTCGTCATCACTGGTGCGAAGACGGAAACCGAGGCACAAACCGGAGTTTCACACGCCAAATCTCGACTTTCAGAACTCGGGTTTCTGGATAATTAA
- a CDS encoding DUF7260 family protein has product MGQNGYQLVDYTSLPKAERLTSKEESQCKAEINAFQDFLDKFDEISPRPYQTDGGSVQKAVLMAYRDTILAVDHWADEYGEENVHESIKNEFGPEIATGLAGGSATWSHLLWDQLRTESEAAIKTRRRSLGVLSEERQQLQELRRSLSEIGDELAAVERCEYPFAERSDRLTTIQQQLDELTQERQTHLHQRKKTHDKLFSSYIYGCLETDFPGLAALATARQILDRIKLRHWAGLVRTRDSGTPNKYEVDFEEI; this is encoded by the coding sequence ATGGGACAGAACGGATACCAACTAGTCGATTACACTTCCTTGCCGAAAGCGGAGAGACTGACGAGCAAAGAAGAATCTCAATGCAAAGCGGAAATCAACGCATTTCAAGACTTTCTCGACAAGTTCGACGAAATTTCACCACGACCGTACCAAACTGACGGCGGATCAGTGCAAAAGGCAGTACTAATGGCCTATCGAGATACCATTCTTGCAGTTGACCATTGGGCAGACGAATACGGTGAAGAGAACGTCCACGAGAGTATCAAAAACGAGTTTGGACCGGAGATAGCAACAGGGCTAGCAGGTGGGTCAGCAACGTGGTCACATCTCCTATGGGATCAACTCCGAACTGAAAGTGAAGCGGCTATCAAAACTCGACGGCGATCACTCGGAGTGTTATCGGAAGAGCGACAGCAACTACAGGAACTGCGCAGGTCACTCAGCGAAATCGGAGATGAGTTGGCCGCAGTGGAGCGATGCGAGTACCCGTTTGCAGAGCGGAGTGACCGGTTGACCACTATACAGCAGCAACTGGATGAACTAACGCAAGAGCGGCAAACGCACTTACATCAACGAAAGAAAACACATGACAAACTATTCTCGTCGTACATTTATGGATGTCTCGAGACGGATTTCCCTGGGCTAGCAGCCCTGGCGACGGCTCGACAGATACTCGACCGTATCAAGCTTCGTCATTGGGCGGGATTGGTTAGAACGCGTGACAGTGGAACCCCGAATAAGTATGAGGTGGATTTCGAAGAGATATAG
- the tenA gene encoding thiaminase II: MSFSSDLEPVAEPIWDAIVAHPIVEELGSGTLDEELFRYWVRQDYIYLIDYARVFAHGATMAPDLERMGTFAELLDSTINTEMALHREYAAEFGITESDLEATEPSPTTRAYTDFLVRIATTGTFGDLVAALLPCMWGFNETGKRLAEGGLPDDDRYAGWIEMYAGEEFTELTTWCKELMDEVAEGKNEDERDRFRYLFRTSGRYEYRFWDAAWRQEEWSV; this comes from the coding sequence ATGAGCTTCAGTAGCGATCTCGAACCAGTGGCTGAACCTATCTGGGATGCCATCGTAGCGCATCCGATAGTCGAGGAGTTAGGGTCCGGTACCCTTGACGAAGAGCTATTCAGGTATTGGGTCAGACAAGACTATATCTATTTGATTGACTATGCACGAGTCTTCGCGCACGGTGCGACGATGGCGCCCGACCTCGAGCGCATGGGGACCTTTGCTGAGCTTCTCGATTCAACGATCAACACGGAGATGGCCTTGCACCGCGAGTACGCGGCCGAGTTCGGCATCACTGAAAGCGATTTGGAGGCTACTGAACCATCACCCACTACGAGGGCGTACACCGACTTCCTTGTGCGCATCGCGACGACGGGGACGTTCGGCGATCTCGTGGCTGCACTTCTCCCCTGTATGTGGGGCTTCAACGAGACAGGAAAGCGGCTCGCGGAGGGAGGATTGCCGGACGATGACCGGTACGCTGGATGGATTGAGATGTACGCAGGCGAAGAGTTCACGGAACTCACGACATGGTGTAAGGAGTTGATGGACGAGGTAGCTGAGGGCAAAAACGAGGACGAGCGCGACCGCTTTCGGTACCTGTTTCGAACATCGGGACGCTACGAGTACCGTTTCTGGGACGCTGCATGGCGACAGGAGGAATGGTCGGTATGA
- a CDS encoding TenA family protein — protein MTRYDTDVVGDSETFEEYAEGGEKHRFTDWLRERSEPEWSNATAHRFTHELGTGDLDDEVFRRYLVQDYAFVETLVGVFGYAVGNAPTMESKSRLVDFLGTLTAEENDYFERSFEALDVTKAEYTDPDLTPTTQAFEDLLLRAARENGYAETLAVLLPAEWTYLEWATTVEYDSQSRFYLAEWIDLHVNEEFRAFVMWLRNELDREGKAASLRRQRRIERLFRRTMALEVSFFETAYEPREHD, from the coding sequence ATGACTCGGTATGATACCGACGTCGTGGGCGATTCCGAGACCTTCGAAGAGTATGCCGAGGGAGGTGAGAAACACCGATTCACAGACTGGCTTCGTGAACGTTCGGAACCGGAATGGTCGAATGCAACGGCCCATCGTTTTACGCACGAACTTGGAACCGGAGATCTCGACGATGAAGTCTTTCGACGGTATCTCGTGCAGGATTACGCGTTCGTCGAGACACTCGTCGGGGTCTTTGGATACGCTGTCGGGAACGCACCGACCATGGAATCGAAATCACGACTCGTCGACTTTCTCGGGACACTCACCGCCGAGGAGAACGATTACTTCGAACGCTCTTTCGAGGCATTGGACGTCACGAAAGCTGAATACACCGACCCTGATTTGACACCGACAACACAGGCCTTCGAAGACCTTCTACTGCGGGCCGCGAGAGAAAACGGCTACGCCGAGACACTCGCGGTTCTTCTCCCCGCCGAGTGGACCTATTTGGAATGGGCTACTACGGTCGAGTATGATTCACAGTCACGGTTCTATCTCGCCGAGTGGATCGACCTCCACGTGAACGAGGAGTTCAGGGCCTTCGTCATGTGGCTCCGAAATGAACTCGATCGGGAAGGGAAAGCAGCATCACTCCGCCGTCAGCGACGCATAGAGCGGCTATTCAGGCGAACGATGGCACTCGAAGTTTCCTTCTTCGAAACGGCATACGAACCACGTGAACACGACTGA
- a CDS encoding M14 family metallopeptidase, translating to MAEKHEGGSEKTTQKRRSFLRHAGLAAVATPAALATQGTSQAAIRDTHTIREGTPDETDVYLTDMQNEGPTAVVVGGFHGIEEAGYQAAEDVKTWSIDQGTLITIPRANPVAIRRDTYSNDNGNLNRKFPPGEEPTTPLARAIWDVITSYDPDVVLDLHSSKGIYNEDVGPEGVGQAIYPTTASGAGEDAVMTTRYMNRYHFDGSLEDYYRFRRGNTIDGDRPLLIHKVDADLNQPGFIVETTRYGTDLETRRNWTLNIVHHLLRRHGINRTYEN from the coding sequence ATGGCAGAAAAACACGAAGGCGGTAGCGAAAAGACAACTCAAAAACGTCGTTCATTTCTACGTCACGCTGGCTTAGCAGCTGTTGCAACACCGGCCGCACTGGCTACACAAGGCACTAGCCAGGCGGCGATACGGGACACTCACACTATCCGTGAGGGTACACCTGATGAAACTGATGTGTATCTCACGGATATGCAGAACGAAGGACCCACAGCGGTCGTTGTTGGGGGGTTTCATGGGATCGAAGAAGCGGGCTACCAAGCCGCAGAGGACGTAAAAACATGGTCGATTGACCAGGGAACTCTTATCACGATTCCACGAGCAAACCCCGTCGCGATTCGACGAGATACATACTCGAACGATAACGGAAATCTCAACCGCAAATTCCCTCCCGGTGAAGAGCCGACGACACCACTTGCGCGTGCAATCTGGGACGTTATCACATCATACGACCCAGATGTCGTGCTCGATCTCCACAGCTCGAAGGGAATTTACAACGAGGACGTCGGTCCTGAGGGAGTTGGGCAGGCGATCTATCCGACGACGGCGTCGGGTGCTGGAGAAGACGCAGTGATGACGACCCGGTACATGAACCGCTATCATTTCGACGGTTCACTCGAAGACTACTATCGCTTCAGACGCGGCAACACCATCGATGGTGACCGACCGTTACTCATCCATAAGGTCGATGCTGACCTCAACCAACCCGGATTTATCGTCGAAACAACGCGCTATGGGACCGATCTCGAAACACGACGCAATTGGACACTCAACATCGTACACCATCTGCTTCGCAGGCATGGAATAAATCGAACGTACGAAAACTAA
- a CDS encoding hydroxyacid-oxoacid transhydrogenase: MGYERSVSAPSHELSPETVWHIQMPQIRFGLDATEELAFQLRDLGVDENASGLIITDEGLVDAGHVERVSSHLIDAGLNVDIYDESEREPSIEAIEDCVSFVRSRTGDSGYDYYVGLGGGSCMDTAKATRTIVANGGSPLDYVAEPTGQGKSITESGPPLVLMPTTAGTGAEISPVAILSVEEKNIKEGISSNHIRADAAILDPTLTTTLPPELTANTAMDALGHAIEGFTTHEYDSLLRPADPEMRPVYAGRTPLTEMFSEKAIDLLSSNVRTAVHNGDDLEARSNMLQGALFGAIAGLTAGASLCHAMAYPVGNRYHSFHGETIAVLTPASSIDYNSASDPERFARLAELFGVETTGKTDHEAAEALKAQYIQLQRDLNVLPSGLTELAGITEDDVDWLAEQTVQTQERLLRCNPRPVTEEDVHDIFVDALHNWTE; this comes from the coding sequence ATGGGATACGAACGTTCAGTATCCGCACCGTCCCACGAACTCTCCCCGGAGACCGTGTGGCACATTCAGATGCCACAGATACGGTTCGGACTGGATGCGACCGAAGAACTCGCGTTTCAACTCCGCGATCTGGGTGTCGATGAAAACGCCAGCGGTCTCATCATTACGGACGAAGGACTCGTCGATGCCGGACACGTCGAGCGTGTTTCGTCTCACTTGATCGACGCGGGTCTAAACGTCGATATCTACGATGAGTCGGAGCGTGAACCCTCGATCGAGGCGATCGAGGATTGTGTTTCGTTCGTTCGGTCCCGAACGGGAGACTCCGGGTACGACTATTACGTCGGACTCGGCGGTGGCAGTTGTATGGACACCGCGAAGGCCACACGAACCATCGTTGCCAACGGGGGGAGTCCGCTCGACTATGTCGCTGAACCGACTGGGCAAGGAAAATCCATCACCGAGTCAGGCCCGCCGCTTGTCCTCATGCCGACGACCGCAGGAACAGGGGCCGAAATATCGCCGGTGGCTATCCTTTCCGTCGAAGAAAAGAACATCAAGGAAGGCATTTCGAGCAATCATATCCGGGCTGACGCGGCCATCCTCGACCCGACGTTGACGACGACGCTTCCACCGGAGTTGACGGCGAACACTGCGATGGATGCACTCGGGCACGCGATCGAGGGGTTTACCACTCACGAGTATGATTCCCTCTTGCGGCCAGCCGACCCCGAAATGCGCCCGGTCTATGCTGGCCGGACACCGCTTACCGAGATGTTTTCGGAGAAGGCCATCGACCTGCTGTCGAGCAACGTTCGCACGGCTGTTCACAACGGCGACGACCTCGAAGCTCGTTCGAACATGCTCCAAGGGGCGTTATTTGGTGCCATTGCTGGGCTCACGGCTGGTGCGTCGCTCTGCCACGCGATGGCCTACCCGGTTGGAAACCGCTATCACAGTTTCCACGGGGAGACTATCGCCGTTCTCACACCAGCGAGCAGCATCGATTACAACTCGGCGAGTGATCCCGAGCGGTTCGCACGCCTCGCGGAATTGTTCGGCGTAGAGACGACCGGGAAAACCGATCACGAAGCGGCTGAAGCACTGAAGGCACAGTATATCCAGCTCCAGCGAGATCTTAACGTCCTTCCGAGTGGTCTCACCGAACTAGCAGGAATAACGGAAGACGACGTGGACTGGTTGGCCGAACAGACCGTCCAAACCCAAGAACGGCTTCTACGGTGTAATCCGCGGCCGGTAACCGAAGAAGATGTCCATGACATATTCGTGGACGCACTTCACAACTGGACCGAGTAA
- a CDS encoding N-acyl homoserine lactonase family protein, giving the protein MVNATIDVIDRGELQCDLNYLIEGNTLGSHSNPNPDTEYAAIPVFNLVIDHPEGTILWDTGNHEDALDGHWPEGLKEAFYPHDASEHTLAGDLEDAGWSLDDIDYVFQSHLHLDHAGGLHHFDGTDTPVFVHEEEMKFAYYSAKTDEGSAAYILEDFDHDLNWQLLHGDRETHFEDVDFVRLPGHTPGLTGTVVHLDDEGTVAFAGDEIYQTENYEDETPLGAGLLWSHRHWFRSLQTLKEIEREHDAEIVYGHDPDQYEAIQSGWG; this is encoded by the coding sequence ATGGTCAATGCGACCATCGACGTAATCGATCGTGGCGAACTGCAATGTGACCTGAACTACTTGATCGAGGGAAACACACTCGGATCGCATTCGAATCCGAATCCAGACACTGAGTATGCCGCAATTCCAGTGTTCAACCTCGTTATCGACCATCCAGAGGGGACTATTCTCTGGGACACCGGAAACCATGAGGACGCACTCGACGGCCATTGGCCCGAAGGATTGAAGGAGGCGTTCTATCCACACGATGCTTCCGAGCATACTCTCGCGGGTGACCTCGAAGATGCAGGATGGAGTCTTGATGATATCGACTACGTGTTCCAGAGTCACCTTCATCTCGACCATGCGGGTGGCCTCCACCACTTCGACGGGACCGATACACCCGTGTTCGTCCACGAAGAAGAGATGAAGTTCGCCTACTACTCGGCAAAAACCGACGAGGGAAGTGCGGCGTACATCCTCGAGGATTTCGATCACGACCTGAACTGGCAACTCCTTCATGGGGATCGAGAGACACATTTCGAGGACGTGGACTTCGTCCGTCTGCCGGGGCATACGCCGGGGTTGACCGGAACAGTCGTTCACCTCGACGACGAGGGCACCGTCGCGTTCGCGGGCGACGAGATTTACCAAACGGAGAACTATGAAGACGAAACACCGTTGGGGGCAGGGTTGTTGTGGAGCCACCGCCACTGGTTCCGAAGCCTTCAGACGCTGAAAGAAATCGAGCGTGAACACGACGCGGAAATCGTCTACGGCCACGATCCTGACCAGTACGAAGCGATTCAATCGGGGTGGGGGTAG
- a CDS encoding NAD-dependent epimerase/dehydratase family protein, whose amino-acid sequence MSWSEKTVAVTGGAGFLGSHLCEALIERGANVLVFDNSTTGMFDNLDLIRRDIEIVDCDVRDRESIADLGNADIVFHLAAVANPRTCKDNFDLAFDVNVTGTKNILETCRRNGCDRIVFTSTASVYGDPEYVPINESHPRHGYDPYAVTKKIGEDLCRNYYENYRLPVTIVRNFNLFGPKQERGYLIPTLIAQALDEGKIEIWNGKSSRDFMYVTNGVAALLEASTCDGLLGDVVNVGSGDEVSAGTLANQISQRFGNVPVEDLRKDTVGSRRLICDNQKLQKETGWKVEVPFEHGLEMTIEWFEERQLRSYT is encoded by the coding sequence ATGTCATGGTCTGAGAAAACCGTCGCAGTAACGGGGGGTGCAGGTTTTCTCGGAAGCCATCTCTGCGAGGCGCTGATCGAACGGGGTGCGAACGTACTCGTGTTCGATAACTCTACCACTGGAATGTTCGATAACCTCGATCTGATTCGGAGGGATATCGAGATCGTTGACTGTGACGTTCGGGATCGGGAGAGTATCGCCGACCTCGGCAATGCGGATATCGTCTTTCATTTAGCGGCGGTTGCGAACCCGAGAACGTGTAAGGATAATTTCGACCTCGCCTTCGACGTCAATGTCACTGGAACGAAAAATATACTCGAAACGTGCCGGCGGAACGGTTGTGACCGGATCGTATTCACTTCGACAGCCTCGGTGTATGGGGACCCCGAGTACGTTCCGATCAACGAGTCACATCCACGACATGGTTATGATCCATATGCTGTCACGAAGAAGATAGGGGAAGACCTCTGTCGAAACTACTACGAAAACTATCGTCTTCCGGTCACTATCGTTCGAAACTTCAACCTCTTCGGACCGAAACAGGAAAGGGGATATCTGATTCCGACTCTGATCGCACAAGCCCTCGACGAAGGAAAAATAGAAATCTGGAACGGTAAGTCTTCGAGGGACTTTATGTACGTCACAAACGGTGTTGCGGCACTGTTAGAAGCTTCGACCTGTGACGGGCTCCTCGGTGACGTCGTGAACGTCGGGAGCGGCGACGAGGTTTCGGCCGGAACGCTGGCTAATCAGATCTCCCAACGATTCGGTAACGTCCCGGTCGAAGATCTTCGGAAGGACACAGTAGGAAGTCGTCGCCTCATCTGTGACAATCAGAAACTGCAGAAAGAAACCGGGTGGAAGGTCGAGGTTCCCTTCGAGCACGGACTTGAAATGACGATAGAGTGGTTCGAAGAGCGTCAACTCCGGTCCTATACATAG
- a CDS encoding DegT/DnrJ/EryC1/StrS family aminotransferase, which translates to MIETRVPWGKPYIGRTEREQLLEAIDTTWISQGPKVEQFESTVAEYVGSRYAVAVNSGTAALDVALKAIGVEPGDEVIIPAMTYIATANAVQYQHATPILADIEPETYNIDPEAVKEKVTNKTVAILAMDYGGQCADYDALSEIADEHDLYLVADAAESLSAKQHGVRAGSLADISITSFHAAKLITSAEGGMVFTDDEELYRRANIIRNQGEDPDEKYRHVLLGHNYRMTDLHAAIGLAQFDRIDEITEKRSELANRYTNALQERSDIVGLPSVASKNDHAWFLYPIILSNRDEVKAQLEADGISTRITWPDPVHQQPLYRDSFMGEQYPVAEWLSQGVLSLPMFYEMTETEQSRVISSLKNAIDNHVEQSYVMV; encoded by the coding sequence ATGATAGAAACACGAGTTCCGTGGGGGAAACCATATATCGGTCGGACCGAACGAGAACAGCTCTTGGAGGCGATAGATACGACATGGATATCACAGGGACCAAAGGTAGAGCAATTCGAATCGACGGTCGCCGAATATGTCGGGTCCCGGTACGCCGTCGCGGTGAATTCGGGTACTGCTGCCCTCGACGTTGCTCTCAAAGCGATCGGAGTCGAACCCGGAGACGAAGTCATCATCCCAGCCATGACGTACATTGCGACCGCAAATGCGGTGCAATACCAACACGCAACACCAATTCTCGCAGATATCGAACCCGAGACGTATAATATCGACCCGGAGGCTGTGAAAGAGAAGGTGACGAATAAAACGGTTGCAATCTTGGCGATGGACTACGGTGGACAATGTGCGGATTACGATGCGTTGAGCGAAATCGCGGACGAGCATGATCTGTATCTCGTTGCGGATGCAGCGGAGTCCCTCAGCGCAAAACAGCATGGCGTCCGTGCGGGATCCCTCGCAGACATCAGTATCACGAGCTTCCATGCTGCGAAACTGATCACGTCTGCCGAGGGGGGGATGGTATTCACCGACGACGAGGAGTTGTACCGTCGAGCGAATATTATCAGAAATCAAGGCGAGGACCCCGATGAGAAGTATCGCCACGTGCTGTTGGGTCACAACTACCGAATGACTGATCTTCACGCCGCGATTGGGCTCGCTCAGTTCGATCGAATCGATGAGATCACAGAAAAACGGTCGGAGTTAGCGAACCGATATACGAACGCGCTACAGGAACGTTCCGATATCGTTGGACTCCCGAGTGTCGCATCGAAGAACGACCATGCATGGTTCCTCTATCCCATCATCCTTAGCAATCGAGACGAGGTGAAAGCGCAACTGGAAGCCGACGGTATCAGCACGCGAATCACGTGGCCGGATCCGGTTCATCAGCAACCACTGTATCGAGATTCGTTCATGGGTGAGCAGTATCCGGTCGCGGAGTGGCTCTCTCAGGGCGTTCTGAGCCTCCCAATGTTCTATGAGATGACGGAGACGGAGCAATCACGCGTCATCAGCTCACTCAAGAATGCAATCGATAATCACGTGGAGCAATCATATGTCATGGTCTGA